In Nonomuraea sp. NBC_00507, the following are encoded in one genomic region:
- a CDS encoding protein kinase family protein: MSTSAVEPGTRLAERFRLEDRVSESDGATLWKAIDEILARPVAVHTFSPDFPRVHEVVTAARAASRLTDPRLTQVFDAAEDDKHAYVVSEWVTGETLTDLLASGPMEPERAAGLVAEAAEALAHAHKAKLYHLCLRPSHLVWTTGNTVKVLGVAVDAAMYGLTTDQPALDDAEGLGRLLYAGLTGHWPGDEEEGGLPAAPMTDGHFCTPRQVTAGVPGYLDAVTVRACLPESRKGQGALSSPAEVAEALADVARPMPIPIAYPSTPAVASASHTEGLDIAHRQHLHVPQSRPTGPRPQRPSGGGSTLNRVLMTLVVLLVIAAVGVGAWTIGRSLGSPTGPEAKSATPTTTATASTPVQAVEPGKAQGFDPLGDNDEKSDKAGLAIDGKPSTFWETEGYTSAELGNLKKGVGLLLDMGKSVQISDVVATLADTPGATVELKVGDSPDLGSLKTVATEKDAAGKTTLTPGQAASGQYVLIWFTRVPADAGKFHGTIYEVVVHSPGSA, from the coding sequence GTGAGCACGTCGGCCGTCGAACCCGGCACCCGCCTCGCCGAGCGCTTCCGGCTCGAGGACCGCGTCAGCGAGTCCGACGGAGCCACGTTGTGGAAGGCCATTGACGAGATCCTGGCCCGTCCGGTGGCCGTGCACACCTTCTCGCCGGACTTCCCCCGCGTGCACGAGGTCGTCACGGCCGCCCGCGCCGCGAGCCGGCTCACCGACCCGCGCCTGACCCAGGTCTTCGACGCGGCCGAAGACGACAAGCACGCCTATGTCGTGAGCGAGTGGGTCACCGGCGAGACCCTCACTGACCTGCTGGCCTCCGGCCCGATGGAGCCCGAGCGCGCTGCCGGGCTGGTCGCCGAGGCCGCCGAGGCGCTCGCGCACGCCCACAAGGCAAAGCTCTACCACCTGTGCCTGCGTCCCTCGCACCTGGTGTGGACGACCGGAAACACGGTCAAGGTGCTCGGCGTCGCCGTCGACGCGGCCATGTACGGGCTGACCACCGACCAGCCGGCGCTCGACGACGCCGAAGGGCTGGGCCGGCTGCTTTACGCCGGCCTGACCGGCCACTGGCCGGGCGACGAGGAAGAGGGCGGGCTGCCTGCCGCTCCCATGACCGACGGCCACTTCTGCACGCCCCGCCAGGTCACCGCCGGCGTGCCGGGCTACCTCGACGCGGTGACGGTGCGGGCGTGCCTGCCCGAGTCCCGCAAGGGCCAGGGCGCACTGTCCAGCCCGGCCGAGGTCGCCGAGGCACTGGCCGACGTGGCCAGGCCCATGCCGATCCCGATCGCCTACCCCTCGACACCCGCGGTGGCCTCCGCCTCGCACACCGAGGGCCTGGACATCGCCCACCGCCAGCACCTCCACGTCCCCCAGTCGCGGCCCACCGGCCCTCGGCCGCAGCGGCCGTCCGGCGGCGGAAGCACCCTCAACAGGGTGTTGATGACGCTGGTGGTGCTGCTCGTCATCGCCGCGGTCGGCGTCGGCGCCTGGACGATCGGCCGCAGCCTGGGCAGCCCGACCGGCCCCGAGGCCAAGAGCGCCACCCCGACCACCACGGCCACGGCTTCGACCCCTGTCCAGGCCGTCGAGCCAGGGAAGGCCCAGGGCTTCGACCCGCTCGGCGACAACGACGAGAAGTCGGACAAGGCCGGGCTGGCCATCGACGGCAAGCCCAGCACCTTCTGGGAGACCGAGGGCTACACCAGCGCGGAGCTGGGCAACCTCAAGAAGGGTGTAGGCCTGCTGCTTGACATGGGCAAGTCCGTTCAGATCAGCGACGTGGTGGCTACGCTGGCCGATACGCCCGGCGCGACCGTCGAGCTCAAGGTCGGCGACTCGCCCGATCTCGGCTCTCTGAAGACGGTGGCGACCGAGAAGGACGCGGCAGGCAAGACCACACTGACCCCTGGTCAGGCGGCAAGCGGGCAGTACGTTTTGATCTGGTTTACGCGTGTTCCGGCGGATGCAGGCAAGTTTCATGGCACCATCTATGAAGTAGTGGTGCACTCTCCCGGATCGGCATAA
- the murJ gene encoding murein biosynthesis integral membrane protein MurJ → MSRMLRASAIMAAGTMVSRVTGFVRTMVLAYAIGTAALGDSYNAAYAIPYSILDLLLLGVLSSVIVPMIIRAQQHDPDGGQAYEQRLLTVATVTLVGVAVLAVFAAPLLIDLYTDWAPGSARFEVAVTLARFILPQLAFFGVGAVAGAILNTRDRYGAPMWAPVVNNLVVICVFLAYAVVSSSKGDIERVSDGDLALLGLGTTAGIVAQAAVLIVALRRAGFSFVPRFDVWNARLGEMAKAGIWTIGYVIVTQLGFLLTVNLSSQAGVAVPGHGISPYTLAFQLFQLPYGVIGVSVITAMLPRMSRAVGEGRFDDVRSEFGASVRLVCAMMVPVSLLLMVLGPAITVPIYGHGANTVADAVYIGNVLQVYGLALVPFSVFQLLLRVFYSFGDTRTPVFVGAGTTAVNAGLMVVFYVLLPAEYAVMGLALAYAIAYGLGAVLAWWLAGRRVQGLGGWTVGMALTRMYLASLPTAVLALAAVWVVTQVFGGLGFVNSLIVLAVGGGLGLVLYLGVAHRMRIPEVNSIVGMVARRVGR, encoded by the coding sequence ATGAGCCGCATGTTGCGTGCCAGCGCCATCATGGCGGCGGGCACGATGGTGTCCCGGGTCACCGGGTTCGTACGGACCATGGTGCTCGCGTACGCCATCGGCACGGCGGCTCTGGGCGACTCCTACAACGCGGCGTACGCGATCCCTTACAGCATCCTCGACCTGCTGCTTCTGGGGGTGCTGAGCAGCGTCATCGTGCCGATGATCATCCGGGCGCAGCAGCACGACCCCGACGGCGGCCAGGCCTACGAGCAGCGGCTGCTGACCGTGGCCACGGTCACGCTCGTGGGCGTCGCGGTGCTCGCGGTGTTCGCCGCGCCGCTGCTCATCGATCTCTACACCGACTGGGCGCCGGGCAGCGCGAGGTTCGAGGTCGCGGTCACGCTGGCCCGTTTCATCCTGCCGCAGCTGGCCTTCTTCGGGGTGGGCGCGGTGGCGGGCGCCATACTCAACACCCGCGACCGCTACGGCGCTCCCATGTGGGCGCCGGTGGTCAACAACCTCGTCGTCATCTGCGTGTTCCTGGCCTACGCCGTGGTGAGCTCGTCCAAGGGCGACATCGAGCGGGTGAGCGACGGGGATCTGGCGCTGCTCGGCCTGGGCACCACGGCCGGCATCGTGGCGCAGGCGGCCGTGCTGATCGTCGCGTTGCGCCGGGCCGGATTCTCGTTCGTGCCGCGCTTCGACGTGTGGAACGCCCGGCTCGGCGAGATGGCCAAGGCCGGGATCTGGACGATCGGTTATGTGATCGTGACCCAGCTGGGCTTCCTGCTGACCGTCAACCTGTCGAGCCAGGCCGGCGTGGCGGTGCCGGGTCACGGCATCAGCCCCTACACGCTGGCGTTCCAGCTGTTCCAGCTGCCGTACGGCGTCATCGGCGTCTCGGTGATCACGGCCATGCTGCCCCGGATGAGCCGGGCCGTCGGGGAGGGCCGCTTCGACGACGTGCGCAGCGAGTTCGGGGCGAGTGTGCGGCTCGTCTGCGCGATGATGGTGCCGGTGTCGCTGCTGCTCATGGTGCTCGGCCCGGCGATCACCGTGCCGATTTACGGCCATGGGGCCAACACCGTGGCCGACGCGGTTTACATCGGCAACGTGCTGCAGGTCTACGGCCTCGCGCTGGTGCCGTTCTCGGTGTTCCAGCTGCTGCTGCGGGTCTTCTACAGTTTCGGCGACACCCGGACGCCGGTCTTCGTCGGGGCGGGCACGACGGCGGTTAACGCGGGGCTGATGGTGGTCTTCTACGTGCTGCTGCCGGCCGAGTACGCGGTGATGGGGCTGGCTCTGGCGTATGCGATCGCGTACGGGCTGGGTGCGGTTCTGGCCTGGTGGCTGGCCGGCCGCCGGGTGCAGGGGCTCGGCGGGTGGACCGTCGGCATGGCTCTGACCAGGATGTATCTCGCCTCGCTGCCCACGGCCGTGCTGGCGCTGGCCGCGGTCTGGGTGGTCACGCAGGTGTTCGGCGGTCTCGGTTTCGTCAATTCGCTGATCGTTCTGGCCGTCGGCGGAGGCCTCGGGCTGGTGCTGTACCTCGGCGTGGCGCACAGAATGCGCATACCAGAGGTCAACTCGATCGTTGGGATGGTCGCGAGACGGGTAGGTCGGTAA
- a CDS encoding DUF6049 family protein, translating to MIRKTTLLAVLSAALLGPMVAAAPSTAAAIVSRLPFAVTITSISPDVPKNMTDVIKFTGTVRNDTGAPQSALRVRLRYSAQKFTNRVSMTTYQADQTTATLASMAASSSSARDIPPLAPGQQARWEFTATPIQMGMRTFGVYPIAVDVSQNLVPLAAQRTFLTYAPPTVPKPPRNKLAIALPVIDQPHRATDVDPAAGANGEALFVDDKLSQSITGKGRLADLATIAQSAPSSVTWFVDPALLDDLDMMTRNYRVRTKDGAERKPANAEAGQWLTSMRTSLAASPVVAVPYADPDVAALAHQGLDDLPNRAIQLGGQKAKALLNRDDVKTTVNWPAAGLLDPDALDLLSVSDDKVRTVLLNSTNLPPQPPVTFTPDAATTLDSVDGPVTALVADAELSRLFEPTAPTSVLLSTQRLIAETAMISAEAGQTQPRSLVVAPSRRWDPNPTLVTSLINAAKRLPWLQLTSLESIKPGKASVPRAGLTYTDEARKEELSGKYLGPVKEVASKAQLTALITTTRTQSSFDAAVLRLTSSAWRNSTRMGRSVTNRVNTAVTERMNKVEIVDARPDRPKTLAGSNGVVPISVRNSLGANIALYIDVKSDNEKLLQVNFKQEEPLTIDVGQSGTVQVPMTATSGSSGDTTVTVQLKTADGKAYGEPQRLTIRTTGYTGVASVIVGAALTVMLAAVVTRVVRRRSERKSARASRNRESETV from the coding sequence GTGATCCGTAAGACCACGCTGCTCGCCGTGCTGTCCGCCGCGTTGCTCGGCCCTATGGTGGCCGCGGCGCCGAGCACGGCTGCCGCGATCGTGAGCAGGCTTCCGTTCGCCGTGACGATCACGTCGATCTCTCCGGACGTTCCGAAGAACATGACCGATGTGATCAAGTTCACCGGCACGGTGCGCAACGACACCGGCGCGCCGCAGTCGGCATTGCGTGTGCGGCTGCGCTACTCGGCACAGAAATTCACCAACCGTGTCTCGATGACGACGTACCAGGCCGATCAGACGACCGCGACCCTGGCGAGCATGGCGGCGTCCAGTTCCTCGGCCAGGGACATCCCGCCGCTCGCGCCCGGCCAGCAGGCGCGCTGGGAGTTCACGGCGACGCCCATCCAGATGGGGATGCGGACGTTCGGCGTCTACCCGATCGCGGTGGACGTGTCACAGAACCTGGTGCCGCTGGCGGCCCAGCGGACCTTCCTCACCTACGCGCCGCCCACGGTGCCGAAGCCGCCGCGCAACAAGCTGGCCATCGCGCTGCCCGTCATCGACCAGCCGCACCGGGCGACCGACGTCGACCCGGCGGCGGGGGCGAACGGGGAGGCCCTGTTCGTCGACGACAAGCTGAGCCAGTCGATCACCGGCAAGGGGCGGCTGGCCGACCTGGCGACCATCGCCCAGTCCGCGCCCAGCAGCGTCACGTGGTTCGTCGACCCCGCGCTGCTCGACGACCTGGACATGATGACGAGAAACTACCGGGTCAGGACCAAGGACGGCGCGGAGCGCAAGCCGGCCAACGCCGAAGCCGGGCAGTGGCTGACGTCCATGCGCACCTCGCTGGCCGCCTCCCCCGTGGTCGCGGTCCCCTACGCGGATCCCGACGTGGCCGCGCTCGCGCACCAGGGGCTGGACGACCTGCCCAACAGGGCGATCCAGCTGGGCGGGCAGAAGGCGAAGGCGTTGCTCAACCGCGACGACGTGAAGACCACCGTCAACTGGCCGGCCGCCGGATTGCTCGACCCCGACGCGCTCGACCTGCTCTCGGTCAGCGACGACAAGGTGCGCACGGTCCTGCTCAACTCGACCAACCTGCCGCCGCAGCCGCCGGTCACGTTCACACCCGACGCCGCCACGACGCTCGACTCGGTGGACGGCCCGGTCACCGCGCTGGTCGCGGACGCCGAGCTGAGCCGCCTGTTCGAGCCGACGGCCCCCACGTCCGTGCTGCTCAGCACCCAGCGCCTCATCGCCGAGACCGCGATGATCTCCGCAGAGGCCGGCCAGACCCAGCCGAGGTCGCTGGTCGTGGCCCCGTCGCGACGCTGGGATCCCAACCCGACGCTCGTCACCAGCCTGATCAATGCCGCAAAGCGGCTGCCGTGGCTTCAGCTGACCTCGCTGGAGTCCATCAAGCCGGGCAAGGCGTCGGTCCCGCGCGCCGGCCTGACCTACACCGATGAGGCGCGCAAGGAAGAGCTGAGCGGCAAATACCTGGGGCCGGTCAAGGAAGTCGCGTCGAAGGCGCAGCTCACGGCTCTGATCACGACGACGAGGACGCAGTCGAGCTTCGACGCGGCGGTGCTCAGGCTGACCTCGTCGGCCTGGCGCAACAGCACGCGCATGGGTCGCTCGGTGACCAACCGGGTGAACACGGCCGTCACTGAGCGGATGAACAAGGTCGAGATCGTCGATGCGCGGCCCGACCGGCCTAAGACGCTGGCCGGCAGCAACGGCGTCGTCCCCATCAGCGTGCGCAACTCCCTGGGCGCCAACATCGCCCTGTACATCGACGTCAAGTCCGACAACGAGAAGCTGCTGCAGGTCAACTTCAAGCAAGAGGAGCCCCTGACCATCGACGTCGGGCAGAGCGGCACGGTTCAGGTGCCGATGACCGCCACCAGTGGCTCCAGCGGCGACACGACCGTGACGGTCCAGCTCAAGACCGCCGACGGCAAGGCTTATGGCGAACCGCAGCGGCTGACCATCCGCACCACCGGCTACACCGGCGTCGCCTCGGTCATCGTGGGCGCGGCGCTCACCGTGATGCTCGCCGCCGTGGTGACGCGCGTGGTGCGGCGCAGGTCGGAGCGCAAGAGCGCGCGGGCCTCCAGGAACCGGGAAAGTGAGACCGTATGA
- a CDS encoding aminoacyl-tRNA deacylase yields the protein MKDALAIHRWLLAHQVHHEIVRLPRPMTCADELPETLSAAPERCLMVTVFEVATRVGSEAVVAVASSVATPPRPGAVGGLLGMRQVRPAPAHVVNAATDYAHGLVCPLLLPESLPMLIDDRLRADTEPVFSATGERHTALAIRALDLLTLLPGKTVDLCSTRPRGSREAVARRH from the coding sequence ATGAAGGACGCCCTCGCGATCCACCGCTGGCTCCTCGCACACCAGGTCCATCATGAGATCGTACGCCTTCCGCGCCCCATGACTTGCGCGGACGAACTACCCGAGACGCTCTCCGCCGCGCCCGAGAGGTGCCTGATGGTCACGGTTTTCGAGGTCGCCACCAGGGTCGGCAGCGAGGCCGTCGTCGCGGTCGCCTCCTCGGTCGCGACTCCCCCACGTCCAGGAGCCGTAGGCGGACTGCTGGGCATGCGCCAGGTGCGGCCGGCCCCGGCCCACGTCGTCAACGCGGCCACCGACTACGCCCACGGGCTGGTCTGCCCGCTGCTGCTGCCGGAGTCGCTGCCGATGCTCATCGACGACCGGCTACGCGCCGACACCGAGCCCGTCTTCTCCGCCACTGGCGAACGCCACACCGCCCTCGCCATTCGCGCGCTCGACCTGCTGACCCTTCTGCCAGGCAAGACGGTCGACCTGTGCAGCACACGCCCCAGAGGATCACGTGAGGCGGTCGCGCGGCGGCACTGA
- a CDS encoding CCA tRNA nucleotidyltransferase, producing MTDLFRKIAPVADELGRLFAAKGHELALVGGPVRDLLLGRSGNDLDLTTDARPEQVLEIIRAWADAVWTIGIDFGTVGLRKGNWLLEITTYRSEAYDPKSRKPEVMYGETLETDLERRDFAVNAMAVRLPGHEFVDPYGGLGDLAARLLRTPGTPEQSFGDDPLRMLRAARFASQLGFAVDAQAVAAMTAMAERIEIVSAERIRDELDKLVCGANPREGLRLLVETGLAAHVLPELPKLRLEIDEHHRHKDVYEHSLTVLDQAIAQEEDGKPDRILRWAALLHDIGKPKTRRHEAGGRVSFHHHEVVGAQLTKKRMSELKFPKDVVSDVARLVELHLRFHGYGTGEWTDSAVRRYVRDAGHLLDRLHKLTRADCTTRNKRKAAALSRTYDHLEERIARLAEEEELAKIRPELDGNEIQRILGIGPGPVVGQAYKFLLELRLDKGMIGKEAATEALQEWARANAAGA from the coding sequence ATGACCGACCTGTTCCGCAAGATCGCCCCGGTGGCCGACGAGCTCGGCCGCCTTTTCGCTGCGAAGGGCCACGAGCTGGCCCTCGTGGGCGGTCCCGTGCGCGACCTCCTGCTCGGCCGCAGCGGCAACGATCTCGACCTGACCACTGACGCCCGCCCCGAGCAGGTGCTGGAGATCATCAGGGCCTGGGCCGACGCGGTGTGGACGATCGGCATCGACTTCGGCACGGTCGGCCTGCGCAAGGGCAACTGGCTGCTCGAGATCACCACCTACCGCAGCGAGGCCTACGACCCGAAGTCGCGCAAGCCCGAGGTCATGTACGGCGAGACGCTGGAGACCGATCTGGAGCGGCGCGACTTCGCGGTCAACGCCATGGCGGTGCGGCTGCCGGGACACGAGTTCGTCGACCCATACGGCGGGCTCGGCGACCTGGCGGCCAGATTGCTGCGCACCCCCGGCACCCCCGAGCAGTCGTTCGGTGACGACCCGCTGCGCATGCTGCGTGCTGCCAGGTTCGCCTCGCAGCTCGGGTTCGCCGTGGACGCGCAGGCGGTGGCCGCCATGACCGCGATGGCCGAGCGCATCGAGATCGTCTCCGCCGAGCGCATCCGCGACGAGCTCGACAAGCTCGTCTGTGGCGCCAACCCGCGGGAGGGCCTGCGACTGCTGGTGGAGACCGGACTGGCCGCGCACGTGCTGCCCGAGCTGCCCAAGCTGCGCCTGGAGATCGACGAGCACCACCGGCACAAGGACGTCTACGAGCACTCGCTGACCGTGCTCGACCAGGCCATCGCGCAGGAGGAGGACGGCAAGCCGGACCGGATCCTGCGCTGGGCGGCGCTCCTGCACGACATCGGCAAGCCGAAGACCCGCCGTCATGAGGCGGGCGGGCGGGTGTCGTTCCACCACCACGAGGTGGTCGGCGCCCAGCTGACCAAGAAGCGCATGAGCGAGCTGAAATTCCCCAAGGACGTGGTGTCCGACGTCGCCCGGCTGGTCGAGCTGCACCTGCGCTTTCACGGCTACGGGACGGGCGAGTGGACCGACAGCGCCGTGCGCCGCTACGTACGCGACGCCGGGCACCTGCTGGACCGGCTGCACAAGCTGACCAGGGCCGACTGCACCACGCGCAACAAGCGCAAGGCCGCCGCGCTGTCGCGGACCTACGACCACCTCGAGGAGCGCATCGCCAGGCTCGCCGAGGAGGAAGAGCTGGCCAAGATCAGGCCCGAGCTCGACGGCAACGAGATCCAGCGCATCCTGGGCATCGGGCCCGGGCCGGTGGTGGGGCAGGCATACAAGTTCCTGCTCGAGCTCAGGCTCGACAAGGGCATGATCGGCAAGGAGGCGGCTACCGAGGCCCTGCAGGAGTGGGCGCGGGCGAACGCCGCGGGCGCGTGA
- a CDS encoding MFS transporter codes for MSFVADLRVVLRGRDFRRLFGTRLVSQFSDGIFQFGVTGFAFFSPESQTTALQVAAGLAVLLLPYSILGPFVGVFIDRWSRRQILVVAPFVRGALLLVAAGLVAADVPDAAFYGAALAVLGVNRFFLASLGASLPHVVPIDRLMAANAIVPTSGTVVTFLGFGVGYLLRKVFSGDDQGVALLLIISGVVFGLSALVARTMDRRLLGPESDPSRPQAREAVRHVVAGLVDGAKHLVTHRVAAATIGAMAAHRFFYGMATALGIILYRYYFYDGDPDAALEGVSLVVATSGAGYLLAVIITPYATERFTIERWVPIALSAAGVLTAALVLPFQEWGLPIAGFVLGVAGQSVKICADTTVQRDVEDIYLGRAFSIYDMLFNGMYVLAAGLSAMILPANGKSYLAVAIAAIGYQIAAMAYRMITRPRRSPAPTPAGPR; via the coding sequence GTGTCATTCGTCGCCGACCTTCGCGTGGTGCTCCGCGGCAGGGATTTCAGAAGGTTGTTCGGCACGCGACTGGTCTCCCAGTTCTCGGACGGGATCTTCCAGTTCGGCGTGACCGGCTTCGCCTTCTTCAGCCCTGAGAGCCAGACGACCGCGCTCCAGGTGGCCGCGGGCCTGGCGGTGTTGCTGTTGCCGTACAGCATCCTCGGCCCGTTCGTCGGCGTGTTCATCGACCGCTGGTCGCGTCGGCAGATCCTGGTGGTGGCGCCGTTCGTGCGCGGCGCACTGCTGCTGGTCGCCGCCGGGCTCGTGGCGGCCGACGTGCCCGACGCCGCGTTCTACGGGGCGGCGCTGGCAGTTCTCGGCGTCAACCGGTTCTTCCTGGCCTCACTCGGCGCCTCGCTGCCGCACGTGGTGCCCATCGACCGGCTCATGGCGGCCAACGCCATCGTGCCCACGTCGGGCACTGTGGTGACGTTCCTGGGCTTTGGGGTCGGTTACCTGCTGCGGAAGGTCTTCAGTGGCGACGACCAGGGCGTGGCGCTGCTCCTGATCATCTCGGGCGTGGTGTTCGGGCTGAGCGCGCTGGTCGCGCGGACGATGGACCGCCGCCTGCTCGGGCCGGAGTCCGACCCCAGCAGGCCGCAGGCGCGCGAGGCGGTGCGCCATGTGGTCGCCGGCCTCGTGGACGGCGCGAAGCACCTGGTCACTCATCGCGTCGCGGCCGCCACCATAGGCGCGATGGCCGCGCACCGCTTCTTCTACGGCATGGCGACCGCGCTGGGCATCATCCTCTACCGCTACTACTTCTACGACGGCGACCCCGACGCCGCACTGGAGGGGGTCAGCCTGGTCGTGGCCACCTCCGGCGCCGGCTACTTGCTGGCCGTGATCATCACCCCGTACGCGACCGAGCGGTTCACGATCGAGCGCTGGGTGCCGATCGCGCTGTCGGCGGCCGGCGTGCTGACGGCGGCGCTGGTGCTGCCGTTCCAGGAGTGGGGGCTGCCGATCGCGGGGTTCGTGCTGGGCGTGGCCGGGCAGAGCGTCAAGATCTGCGCCGACACCACGGTCCAGCGCGATGTCGAGGACATCTACCTGGGCCGCGCGTTCTCGATCTACGACATGCTGTTCAACGGCATGTACGTCCTCGCCGCGGGCCTGTCGGCGATGATCCTGCCCGCGAACGGCAAGTCCTACCTCGCCGTCGCGATCGCCGCGATCGGCTACCAGATCGCGGCGATGGCCTACCGGATGATCACGCGCCCGCGGCGTTCGCCCGCGCCCACTCCTGCAGGGCCTCGGTAG
- the idi gene encoding isopentenyl-diphosphate Delta-isomerase, giving the protein MTIEEHVVLVDRDGRALGTAPKTSVHGRETPLHLAFSSYVFDHEGRVLLTRRADHKLTWPGVWTNSCCGHPLPGEALEWAVVRRLSYELGLAAERVDLLLPAFAYRAVMANGIVEHELCPVYRVMVDGPVAPNPEEVGEARWMPWKEFAEGVLSGLLAISPWCREQVPLLMELGSDPLTWQPASPADLPLAARL; this is encoded by the coding sequence GTGACGATCGAGGAACACGTCGTGCTGGTCGACCGTGACGGCCGCGCGCTCGGCACCGCGCCCAAGACGTCGGTGCACGGCCGCGAGACGCCGCTCCATCTGGCGTTCTCCAGCTACGTTTTCGATCATGAAGGTCGCGTGCTGCTCACCAGGCGTGCCGATCACAAACTCACGTGGCCCGGGGTCTGGACCAACAGCTGCTGCGGTCACCCGCTGCCCGGGGAGGCGCTGGAGTGGGCCGTCGTGCGCCGGCTCTCCTATGAGCTCGGGCTCGCGGCCGAGCGGGTGGATCTGCTGCTGCCCGCCTTCGCCTACCGGGCCGTCATGGCCAACGGCATCGTCGAGCACGAACTCTGCCCGGTCTATCGCGTCATGGTCGACGGTCCCGTCGCGCCGAACCCGGAGGAGGTGGGGGAGGCGCGGTGGATGCCGTGGAAGGAGTTCGCCGAGGGGGTCCTGAGCGGGCTGCTGGCGATCTCGCCTTGGTGCCGGGAGCAGGTGCCGCTGCTGATGGAGCTCGGCTCCGACCCGCTGACCTGGCAACCCGCCTCGCCGGCCGATCTTCCCTTGGCGGCCCGCCTCTAG
- a CDS encoding inositol-3-phosphate synthase: MGSVRVAIVGVGNCASSLVQGVHYYRDADPDVRVPGLMHVKFGDYHVGDVEFVAAFDVDAKKVGRDLSEAIVASENNTIKITDVPPLGVTVQRGHTFDGLGEFYQEIIEESDEAPVDVVQVLREAQVDVLVSYLPVGSEEADRFYAQCAIDAGVAFVNALPVFIASDPEWAEKFTEAGVPIVGDDIKSQVGATITHRVLAKLFEDRGVELLRTYQLNFGGNMDFMNMLERKRLQSKKISKTQSVTSQIPHEMGKADVHIGPSDHVPWLDDRKWAYVRLEGRSFGDTPLNLEYKLEVWDSPNSAGIIIDAVRAAKIALDRGIGGPILSASSYFMKSPPQQFSDDEARDYVEKFIRGEVER, encoded by the coding sequence ATGGGTTCGGTTCGCGTGGCCATTGTCGGTGTCGGCAACTGCGCGTCGTCGCTGGTCCAGGGCGTTCACTACTACAGGGACGCCGACCCGGACGTACGGGTCCCGGGCCTGATGCACGTGAAGTTCGGCGACTACCACGTCGGCGACGTCGAGTTCGTCGCGGCGTTCGACGTTGACGCCAAGAAGGTCGGACGGGATCTGTCCGAGGCGATCGTCGCCAGCGAGAACAACACGATCAAGATCACGGATGTGCCGCCGCTGGGGGTGACCGTCCAGCGCGGTCATACCTTCGACGGCCTGGGTGAGTTCTACCAGGAGATCATTGAGGAGTCCGACGAGGCGCCGGTCGATGTGGTCCAGGTGCTCCGGGAGGCCCAGGTCGACGTCCTGGTCTCCTACCTTCCCGTGGGCTCGGAGGAGGCGGACCGTTTCTACGCGCAGTGCGCCATCGACGCGGGTGTGGCGTTCGTGAACGCGCTGCCGGTCTTCATCGCCTCCGACCCGGAGTGGGCGGAGAAGTTCACCGAGGCCGGGGTGCCGATCGTCGGCGACGACATCAAGTCGCAGGTCGGCGCCACGATCACGCACCGCGTGCTGGCCAAGCTGTTCGAGGACCGTGGCGTTGAGCTGCTGCGCACCTACCAGCTCAACTTCGGCGGCAACATGGACTTCATGAACATGCTGGAGCGCAAGCGGCTCCAGTCCAAGAAGATCTCCAAGACGCAGTCGGTCACCTCGCAGATCCCGCACGAGATGGGCAAGGCCGACGTGCACATCGGGCCGTCGGACCACGTGCCGTGGCTGGACGACCGCAAGTGGGCGTACGTGCGGCTCGAGGGGCGGTCGTTCGGCGACACTCCGCTCAATCTCGAGTACAAGCTGGAGGTTTGGGACTCGCCCAATTCGGCCGGCATCATCATCGACGCCGTCCGGGCCGCCAAGATCGCCCTGGACCGGGGCATCGGCGGGCCAATCCTGTCGGCGTCGTCGTACTTCATGAAGTCGCCGCCCCAGCAGTTCTCCGACGATGAGGCTCGGGACTACGTCGAGAAGTTCATCCGGGGTGAGGTCGAGCGCTGA
- a CDS encoding PadR family transcriptional regulator encodes MAGGQGRVLELAVLGSLHETPLHGYELRKRLNALLGMFRAFSYGSLYPCLRSLLAQGLIAEEQPAPATIVGGRSKIVYKLTAEGKERLQEMLTQAGPSAWEDESFGVHFAFFRHTEAEVRLRILEGRRSRLEERLDAVRTALARTRERLDSYTLELQRHGLESVEREVRWLNELIATERRASSEERPERDTTSTDE; translated from the coding sequence ATGGCCGGCGGACAGGGCAGGGTCTTGGAACTGGCCGTGCTCGGGTCGCTGCACGAGACTCCCCTCCATGGCTATGAGCTGCGCAAACGGCTCAACGCCCTGCTGGGGATGTTCCGCGCGTTCTCCTACGGCTCGCTCTACCCTTGTCTTCGATCGCTTCTGGCCCAGGGGCTCATCGCGGAGGAGCAACCTGCTCCCGCCACGATCGTCGGGGGCAGATCAAAGATCGTTTACAAGCTGACCGCGGAGGGCAAGGAACGGCTGCAGGAGATGCTGACGCAGGCCGGGCCTTCCGCGTGGGAGGACGAGAGCTTCGGTGTGCACTTCGCGTTCTTCCGGCACACCGAGGCTGAGGTGCGTTTGCGCATACTCGAAGGCCGCCGTAGCCGGCTTGAGGAGCGGCTCGACGCCGTGCGGACGGCGCTGGCGCGCACCAGGGAGCGCCTCGACAGTTACACGCTCGAGCTGCAGCGTCATGGGCTCGAGTCGGTCGAGCGCGAGGTGCGCTGGCTGAACGAGCTGATCGCAACGGAGCGTCGGGCCTCCTCTGAGGAGAGGCCCGAAAGAGATACCACGTCAACTGATGAGTAA